In the Silene latifolia isolate original U9 population chromosome 1, ASM4854445v1, whole genome shotgun sequence genome, AAGACATATTCAAATTGGAAATATATTCTTCACAAGCGCTATTAAGCTGAGCAACAATGTGATAAAACTTACTGTTCAGGTCCTTGGCCAAGTCTTCACTACTATTGAATGCATCTTGTTCAGCAGTAGCTCTTGCAGAACTAATTTCAGAAACATGCAGCTCATTGCTTTCAGACACATTTCTGCAGTAAAAATATAAAATCTCCTTAAAGGAAACCGGAAATACAACATAATTCTGAATGTATATTATACAACAGGCAAAACCTCCTGTACTGGTTTAAAGACTGCTCGGAAACAAAAGAGAACATGAACTCCGTTTTTCAGGTTATGTTTGATACAGTTGCTTATTTACGTTTGTTACCGGAAGAAAAAAAATTTACTAGTCTTTCGGTGATGGAAAGTGACATACTTTACTAACGACACCATCGCTGTGGCTTGATTTCTGCATGTCTCATTGAGAGACTCGTGAGTCCTCTTCAGATGCTTAGAAGCAGTTTCAGCAATACCAACACTAAATTGAAAAACAAATAAACCAATTAATTAAGATTAACATAGTCAACATGAGAATGTTATTTTCCATAGCAAAAGCTAGAACAATCCGAAAACAGCATAATAATAAGAAAAAGATCAACCTTTTTTGTAACAGCAACTCCATACTACAATGTTGGGCGGCTGAGAAATCAGCACTATCATTCGCATTATCCTCAGCCTGCACTGAAAAGGTCTGCCATTTTCGTTTTGCATCTGTTGTCAGACCGTCCATGGATGAGACATGCCCATCTAGGAAAGATTTGTTTGTAACAGCAGTTTCTGTCAGATTACCAAGCCTTTCATCGACCTGCATACTCATTTGTAAAATCTACATATCAGCACAAAACTGAAAAGGGAAAAGAAAGGTCTGGAGTACAGAAGGCCCCACATACCATCTCCTTCTGTCGGCGAATGTGGCTAGTGACTAAGTCGGTCATATCGGCAATAAGTTTCTCAGCGTCAAATTTTGATCGTTCCTTCATCATAAATTATCAAATATCAGATAAGGTGTAAAGACTATAGTACAAAAAAAAAATCGCACAGGCAGAACAAAATGCCAAACCTCAAATACTTTCTGGAATTCAGAAATACTCTTTATCTGAGTCTCCTCCATCTGAGATGCATGAGCAGAAAGTTTACTCGATTCTTCTGTGATCTTGTTTAGGTATTCCTTAATGAACTCCGAAATATCCTTCATGTGTTCAATACTATCATGAAACCTCTGACAACAAAAAGAGGAAACAATCAGTCATTTATAATCTCTGAAAAGATCATAAAAGTGAACATGGATATAATACAGAGAGTTATAGATTTTTGCTAATGTGTATGAGACAAACCTGGCGTAGCTCCCTTGCAAAACGAGCCATTTCCACTTGATGGGACGCCAGAGTTGATTGAAGATCCTCATACATTGTAAGTGCTTCGGTGTCCTCATTCAGCAGAAACTAAtagaaataaaaagaaatgttCAATGGTTCTTGACCAATGTGTATAAAAGTTGATGGTGGTCATACTAATTACAGAAGCTCGAATAATCATTCGTCCATTTTGCCTCTTCAGTTCTTAAGTCAAACCCCATACATGGTATTCTCCTCAGGTAGAGTAATCTTTTACTAATGTCAAGCATGAAATATATACCAGTACAAGTCAACTGTAAGGCCTGAAAAATGATTGTGTGGACATGTTGTATTATGAATAAACGATCAAGAATATAAAACCCTTGTTCACACACACACACCTCTTCAATGGACCGAGGATTGTTAGATGCTAAAGCTGACATCTCTTCCAATGTAGCATCGGTGCTTGCTTTGTGCAAACGAACAACATTTTGAAGAGCCTCGACGTGAGAAATATGCAAGGTCTTTGAAGCCATCACTTTTTTCTTTAACTCTGTAATAGCCTGTGAGGAGATGGATTTTACAAACAGCAAGGGCATGTCAGTGTGAAAAAATGGAGACTCCTAGTTTCAGAAAATCTTGCAACCAAATTAGATTGAGTAAACACGACTAAATATAAATACAACTATCAGACCATCATGGATTTGATCTGCTACCTCATTATGATTATCAAGAAGTGAATGACAGAGCTTGTCAATACATTCAAGTTGCTCATTTTGTTGAGACATAGAAGCTGCCACTGTGCTGCAAAGAGCTCCGAGTCTCTTTTCAAGCTCAGCTTGATAATTTGTTATCACTGACTTGTTGTCGGAACTCAACTTGTCCTCTCGATCTGACCCCACAAAAATTACAGATCAAATtttaagttaaaaaaaaaaaatattactagTATGTGTACCAAACTACCAACTAACAAGAGTAATAACCACATAGTATGGAATCATGGACCAAGTTACATACCAAGTTTTGAATGAAGTGAAGCATTATCTTGAAGAGATTTCTCCAAGTCCAAACGTAACGCACAAGCTTGTTGAGCTAAAGCAATTTCTGTAAGGATGATAACAAGAAACGACTAATTATAGATTAAACAGACAATGTCCAACACAAGGTTTCAAAGAGTTGGAAATTCAACCATAAAGGCTAACCTGCTTTTTTCTGTTCTGATATAATAAAGTCCTTTTCTTTTATAGAGTATTTGCATCTCTTAAGCTCCTCCTCAGTGCCAgctagcaattttcttgtgagaCTCAAATCTTTCTGCACAGATGATATGTTTGTCAAGAAAGGTCAATGCTGCAAATTAACAGAAAATTAATCAATAGCAACATAAATCACCTGTGTTGAATTAAGCCTTCTGCTGAGATCGGAGCATTCCTCAACTTGTGCTACATATCTACCTTGCAACTCTTCAAGTTGCTATTCCAATTACAAGACAGAAATGAGGTTACATATTCTAACCACGCTTGTTTATCCAATATAGACAAACTCAAACAATATACCTTCTGCTGGCTCTCAATGGTTACCCCCATTTGCTCAATTTGATCTCCCATCGCCtataaaggaagaaaagaagctgAGAACACAGAGATTCAAGTGTCAACTAGTCAGAGATAGAATGAAAGACGAGGATCATACCTTTCTTTCACTTTCTTCCTGATAGTAACGTTCTTTTGGAATGTATACTCCATTTTTCTCCCGTGTCGCATAAACCTCTAAACACAAGATAAGATTGATATTGAGATACAGAATAAGAGCAACAGTTGGGTAATGGGTACATGTATGGACGGTTGGTCAGGCATTCCTTACCCGCCTTCAGCTTCTCAATTTCACCATACAAATCCTTGATCAAAGCAGATTTCATCATTTTCTGATTTACCTGAATAGAAGTTAAGTGTTAATAACATCTTGCTAGTTACGACCAGCCCACTGTACAGACAAACCTCTGACTTGTATTTAATAAGTCGTGCACTTTCAGCAGATTGGTTCATTTGAACATTGGCAGACCTACCTCAGGCTTGTTTTTAATATGTTTTGCCCTGTGTGCATAATCTAGAGTGCTGAGAGTTTCCTCTAGACAGTGAACAGCTGGTGATACTGTTGCTATAATGCATGTTTTTGTTCGTCCTCCAAGTGAATCACGTAATAGTCGAGTGAGCTTGCTATCCCTAGAATATACAATCTTAACAAGTTAGGAGCCGACAAAAGTCAACAGAACTACTGTGAGCTTGCAAAGCATGTACCTGTAAGGAATATGTCCTAAATGCTCTACGAGAGCATTTATGACACGCCCTAGTGTAAGAAGACTTTTATTGATCTCTCCAGCTTCTCTGGCACGACCCTGAGAAGAACAGAAAAAGCAGATTAAATTGGCAGCAAAAAAGCTTCTGTCGTACACAAAAATTCAATTAAGTTCCCAAGTGCAAGTACTAAAACAGTAAAACCGTTGCAGTCACATGTAGCCAGAAATATAATGTAAGAATCGGATAAGTTACACACCTCCCTAGCCCCAGACCGAGAAATATTCTCAGACCCGGCCAAATCTACAAGATTAAGCTTTCCACATTTAATTAGCTCCTCTCCTTCAGGGGTTGCTTCTTTGATGTGTATGGTAATAGAAAATAGAGAATGGGATCGACTGaaatcaacaaaatgaaacagCGAGTTTAATGGCGAAATAGATTTGGGGCTGAAAAGAGAGGAAACATGACATGATAAATAGAGCCCAGCAAGAGACCTTGATTGTTTATTAAGTAGAGTCTCAGCAGTTCGACGCTTTGCAGATCCCCTTTCAAGAAGGGTAAAAATCTCACTCGAACTGGTAACAATCTCCTCCTCCAACCCTCTAACAAGGACGCCTCCTTTACCATCTTCCATGAGAGGCAACTGCTTCTTCTGCCTATCCTCCAAAGCAACTCTAGAGAGTTCTTCTGGGGCCAGTAAATCAGTGATTTCTTCGTTATACAACTCCAAAAAAGTGACCTTCACACTATACTCGGCATTCTGAGACTCTAGCGTGTCAAATATCTGCTTAATAGCACGCGGAATGACTCCTGCTTCGGCAGGTAGCTCTCCATTAGGGCCGCTCTAACAATTCATTAAGCAGCTCGAATTAGCAACTACCACAGCAGAGACACAGACAATTCATAACAAAATCAGGCGTGAAATTTAATAAGTTTGTCCCTATACCTTTGATCTCTTACAATCACCTTCCATTGTATATGTTTTACCCGTGCCAGTTTGTCCATATGCGAAAATAGTACAATTGAATCCTTCAAGAACCTCATGAACAATCGGAACAATGGCTTGATCATACAGATCTCGTTGCTGAGAGGAGGGGCCGAAAACCTAAACAAAACCCCACAACTAATATCAAAGTAGATCCACAGCAATTCACTGATTTTGACTGAAGACACAATACATGCTCCGACAAAAAGAAATGGTACAAACCAATACAGAAAATCGCATAAACAATTTC is a window encoding:
- the LOC141611330 gene encoding kinesin-like protein KIN-5C, giving the protein MSNRHDKEKGVNVQVLLRCRPFSDEELRNNAPQVVTCNDYQREVSVSQNIAGKHFDRVFVFDKVFGPSSQQRDLYDQAIVPIVHEVLEGFNCTIFAYGQTGTGKTYTMEGDCKRSKSGPNGELPAEAGVIPRAIKQIFDTLESQNAEYSVKVTFLELYNEEITDLLAPEELSRVALEDRQKKQLPLMEDGKGGVLVRGLEEEIVTSSSEIFTLLERGSAKRRTAETLLNKQSSRSHSLFSITIHIKEATPEGEELIKCGKLNLVDLAGSENISRSGAREGRAREAGEINKSLLTLGRVINALVEHLGHIPYRDSKLTRLLRDSLGGRTKTCIIATVSPAVHCLEETLSTLDYAHRAKHIKNKPEVNQKMMKSALIKDLYGEIEKLKAEVYATREKNGVYIPKERYYQEESERKAMGDQIEQMGVTIESQQKQLEELQGRYVAQVEECSDLSRRLNSTQKDLSLTRKLLAGTEEELKRCKYSIKEKDFIISEQKKAEIALAQQACALRLDLEKSLQDNASLHSKLDREDKLSSDNKSVITNYQAELEKRLGALCSTVAASMSQQNEQLECIDKLCHSLLDNHNEAITELKKKVMASKTLHISHVEALQNVVRLHKASTDATLEEMSALASNNPRSIEEFLLNEDTEALTMYEDLQSTLASHQVEMARFARELRQRFHDSIEHMKDISEFIKEYLNKITEESSKLSAHASQMEETQIKSISEFQKVFEERSKFDAEKLIADMTDLVTSHIRRQKEMVDERLGNLTETAVTNKSFLDGHVSSMDGLTTDAKRKWQTFSVQAEDNANDSADFSAAQHCSMELLLQKSVGIAETASKHLKRTHESLNETCRNQATAMVSLVKNVSESNELHVSEISSARATAEQDAFNSSEDLAKDLNRLLEKQEGQVSGIFSSVKAQTNIIEVFREDHSGQATAIEKEAEATFQEKYMDYEPTGTTPVRCEADVPSKSSIESLCTMPMDALLEEFHENHPYESVDEKELELKPSLIPRSPLVELN